The following coding sequences are from one Achromobacter sp. B7 window:
- a CDS encoding inositol monophosphatase family protein, translated as MHPMLNIAIKAARRAGTIINRASMDLERLSVARKGPRDYVTEVDRAAEESIVETLHAAYPDHAVLGEEFGLQGPDQAEFQWIIDPLDGTTNFIHGLPNYAVSIALTQRGQVTQAVIYDPSRNELFTASRGSGTFLNDRRVRVSGRTRYHEALLGAHWPNAGDPEQGSQRFRHMAESVTGVRRMGSTVLDLAYVASGRLDGFCGVGLKPWDLAAGSLMVLEAGGLIADFDGEQGWMDSGNVLAATPKIFTQLLTSLNPPSAA; from the coding sequence ATGCACCCGATGCTCAACATCGCCATCAAGGCGGCCCGGCGTGCCGGCACCATTATCAACCGTGCCAGCATGGATTTGGAACGACTCAGCGTGGCTCGCAAGGGGCCGCGCGATTATGTCACGGAAGTCGATCGCGCCGCCGAGGAGTCCATCGTCGAGACACTGCATGCCGCTTACCCGGACCATGCCGTGCTGGGCGAGGAATTCGGGCTGCAAGGTCCCGACCAGGCTGAATTCCAATGGATCATTGATCCCCTGGACGGCACCACCAACTTCATCCACGGCCTGCCCAACTACGCCGTGTCGATCGCGCTGACCCAGCGCGGCCAGGTCACGCAAGCGGTCATCTATGACCCCTCGCGCAATGAACTGTTCACGGCCAGCCGTGGCAGCGGCACCTTCCTGAACGACCGCCGCGTGCGCGTCTCGGGCCGCACCCGCTACCACGAAGCCCTGTTGGGCGCGCACTGGCCCAACGCCGGCGATCCCGAACAGGGTTCGCAGCGTTTCCGCCATATGGCCGAAAGCGTTACGGGCGTGCGCCGCATGGGTTCCACCGTGCTGGACCTGGCCTACGTGGCCAGCGGCCGCCTGGACGGCTTCTGCGGCGTGGGCCTGAAGCCCTGGGATCTGGCCGCCGGCAGCCTGATGGTGCTGGAAGCCGGTGGCCTGATCGCCGATTTCGACGGCGAACAAGGCTGGATGGACAGCGGCAACGTCCTGGCCGCCACGCCCAAGATCTTCACGCAGTTGCTGACGTCGCTGAACCCGCCGTCCGCCGCCTGA
- a CDS encoding tripartite tricarboxylate transporter substrate binding protein, with protein sequence MTTGQKPGLRRFAATLLATAASAFAMGSAHAAYPDKPVRIVVGFSAGGTTDVIARIMAKELTEALGQSFVVENKPGAGSNIATDQVQRAAPDGYTLLFVAVTSAINQTLYKNVTFDLTKDFAPVALGAKVPNILVVNPEVPVKSVKELVDYAKKNPGKLAFASSGSGTSIHMAGELFKMKAGIDVLHVPYKGSAPAMTDLIGGQVQFMFDNMPSAWPHAQSGKLRALAVTTSDRSKSAPDLPTMKESGFTDFDVSSWFGLLAPAGTPPEVINTLNAAMQKALDKPSVQTSYEKLGAVGVKTTPAEFGAFIKSEVDGWAPVVKASGAKVD encoded by the coding sequence ATGACTACAGGTCAAAAGCCTGGCCTGCGGCGTTTTGCCGCCACCCTTCTGGCTACCGCCGCAAGCGCGTTCGCAATGGGTTCCGCCCATGCCGCATACCCTGACAAACCCGTCCGCATCGTGGTCGGATTTTCCGCCGGTGGTACCACCGACGTGATCGCCCGCATCATGGCCAAGGAACTGACCGAGGCCCTGGGCCAGTCGTTCGTGGTTGAAAACAAGCCGGGCGCCGGCAGCAACATCGCCACCGATCAGGTGCAGCGCGCCGCCCCGGATGGCTACACGCTGCTGTTCGTGGCCGTCACCAGCGCCATCAACCAGACGCTGTACAAGAACGTCACGTTCGATCTGACCAAGGACTTCGCCCCGGTCGCCCTGGGCGCCAAAGTGCCCAACATCCTGGTCGTGAACCCGGAAGTGCCGGTCAAGTCGGTCAAGGAACTGGTCGATTACGCCAAGAAGAATCCGGGCAAGCTGGCTTTTGCCTCGTCGGGCAGCGGCACCTCCATCCACATGGCGGGCGAGCTGTTCAAGATGAAGGCGGGCATTGACGTGCTGCACGTGCCCTACAAGGGCAGCGCGCCGGCCATGACCGACCTGATCGGCGGCCAAGTGCAATTCATGTTCGACAACATGCCGTCGGCATGGCCGCACGCCCAATCGGGCAAGCTGCGCGCCCTGGCCGTCACCACCAGCGACCGCTCCAAGAGCGCGCCGGACCTGCCCACCATGAAGGAATCGGGCTTTACCGATTTTGACGTGTCCTCCTGGTTCGGCCTGCTGGCCCCGGCCGGCACGCCGCCGGAAGTGATCAACACGCTGAATGCCGCCATGCAGAAAGCGCTGGACAAGCCTTCCGTGCAGACCAGCTATGAAAAGCTGGGCGCCGTGGGCGTGAAGACCACGCCGGCTGAATTCGGCGCGTTCATCAAGTCGGAAGTCGATGGCTGGGCCCCGGTGGTCAAGGCCTCGGGCGCCAAGGTGGACTGA
- a CDS encoding RNA methyltransferase — translation MTQAFSRVRFIMVNPSHPGNVGSAARAIKTMGFSELVLVEPKFPDVTSQPEAVALASGALDVLENARIYPSLEEALAPVTMAFALTARVRDLGPPPCDIRQAADLARAHLAGTAEGVAAVVLGTERAGLTNAQIALCHRICHIPANPEYSSLNVAQALQLAAWELRYALLVEQGAALLPASTAQEPSRGAEPASGEAVQAFLAHWEEALIGVQFLDPAHPKKLMPRMRHLFSRPALTRDEVDMMRGVCTAMLATARRNGGAKK, via the coding sequence ATGACTCAAGCATTTTCACGTGTTCGCTTCATTATGGTGAACCCCAGCCACCCCGGAAACGTGGGTTCGGCGGCCCGCGCCATCAAGACAATGGGCTTCTCCGAATTGGTCTTGGTAGAGCCTAAATTTCCAGATGTAACCAGCCAGCCCGAAGCCGTGGCTTTGGCCAGCGGCGCGCTGGACGTGCTGGAAAACGCGCGCATCTATCCGTCGCTGGAAGAAGCGCTGGCGCCCGTGACCATGGCGTTTGCCCTGACCGCGCGCGTGCGCGACCTGGGTCCTCCGCCCTGCGACATCCGTCAGGCGGCCGACCTGGCCCGCGCGCATCTGGCCGGCACAGCCGAAGGCGTGGCCGCCGTGGTGCTGGGCACCGAACGCGCCGGGCTGACCAACGCGCAGATCGCGCTGTGCCATCGCATTTGCCACATTCCCGCCAACCCGGAATACAGCTCGCTGAACGTGGCCCAGGCCTTGCAGCTGGCCGCCTGGGAGCTGCGCTACGCCCTGCTGGTGGAACAAGGCGCGGCGCTGTTGCCCGCGTCGACCGCGCAAGAGCCGTCGCGCGGCGCCGAGCCCGCTTCGGGCGAGGCCGTGCAGGCGTTCCTGGCGCATTGGGAAGAAGCGCTGATCGGCGTCCAGTTCCTGGACCCGGCGCACCCGAAGAAGTTGATGCCGCGCATGCGCCACCTGTTTTCGCGGCCGGCGTTGACGCGCGACGAAGTGGACATGATGCGCGGCGTCTGCACCGCCATGCTGGCCACCGCTCGGCGCAACGGCGGCGCAAAAAAATAG
- a CDS encoding TerC family protein, whose translation MEWLLDPAAWVGLLTLVVLEIVLGIDNLIFIAILADKLPPAQRDRARIMGLSLALIMRLGLLSVMSWLVTLTTPLFTVGPVSPSGRDLILMVGGLFLLFKGTMELHERLEGGQHAGSSGPRVYASFWVIVTQIVVLDAVFSLDSVITAVGMVDHLAIMMIAVVIAIGIMLLASKPLTRFVNAHPTVVVLCLGFLLMIGFSLLAEAFGFKVPKGYLYAAIGFSVAIEALNQVARRNLLKLDARRPMRERTASAVLRMLGKRPPTSDEADLPNADGPAIPAFGVEERNMVSGVLTLAERSIRSIMTPRTDVSWVNIDDDPELIRRQLTEAPHSFFPVCRGSLDEVLGIARAKDLVADLITEGRVRRNRLRDPIIVHESIGILRLMDTLKRSRGQLVLVADEFGAIEGLVTPIDVFEAIAGEFPDEDELPDIVADGDNTWKIDGAADLHHVEQVLETEGLVDEAQDFSTLAGYLLSRFGHLPKPGDVCEHEAHHQRFRFEVLEMDGRRIALVRVEKRPQEMLSDEAPLAND comes from the coding sequence ATGGAGTGGCTGCTAGACCCCGCAGCGTGGGTCGGCTTGCTTACCCTGGTCGTCCTTGAGATCGTCCTGGGCATTGATAACCTGATTTTCATCGCCATCCTGGCGGACAAGCTGCCCCCTGCGCAACGCGACCGCGCGCGCATCATGGGGTTGAGCCTGGCCCTGATCATGCGGCTTGGCCTGCTGTCCGTCATGTCGTGGCTGGTCACCTTGACCACCCCTTTGTTCACAGTCGGTCCGGTGTCGCCTTCGGGGCGCGACCTGATCCTGATGGTGGGCGGCCTGTTCCTGCTATTCAAAGGCACGATGGAACTGCACGAGCGCCTGGAAGGCGGCCAGCACGCGGGGTCCTCCGGGCCGCGCGTTTACGCCAGCTTCTGGGTGATCGTTACGCAGATCGTGGTGCTGGACGCGGTGTTCTCGCTGGACTCGGTCATCACGGCCGTGGGCATGGTGGATCACCTTGCCATCATGATGATCGCCGTGGTCATTGCCATCGGCATCATGCTGCTGGCCTCCAAGCCGCTGACGCGGTTCGTCAACGCGCACCCGACCGTGGTGGTCCTGTGCCTGGGCTTCTTGCTGATGATCGGCTTTTCGCTGCTGGCCGAAGCCTTTGGCTTCAAGGTGCCCAAGGGCTACCTGTATGCGGCCATTGGTTTCTCGGTAGCCATCGAAGCGCTGAACCAGGTGGCGCGCCGCAACCTGCTCAAGCTGGACGCCCGCCGCCCGATGCGCGAACGTACCGCGTCGGCCGTGCTGCGCATGCTGGGCAAGCGCCCGCCCACCAGCGACGAAGCCGACCTGCCCAATGCCGACGGCCCGGCCATCCCGGCGTTCGGCGTGGAAGAACGCAACATGGTCAGCGGCGTGCTGACGCTGGCCGAACGTTCCATCCGGTCGATCATGACGCCGCGCACGGATGTGTCCTGGGTCAATATCGACGACGACCCGGAACTGATCCGCCGCCAGTTGACCGAGGCGCCGCACAGCTTTTTCCCGGTGTGCCGGGGGTCGCTGGACGAAGTGCTGGGCATCGCGCGGGCCAAGGACCTGGTCGCCGACCTGATCACCGAAGGCCGCGTGCGCCGCAACCGGCTGCGCGATCCCATCATCGTGCACGAGTCGATCGGCATCCTGCGGTTGATGGACACGCTGAAGCGTTCGCGCGGGCAGCTGGTGCTGGTGGCCGATGAATTCGGCGCCATCGAAGGGCTGGTTACCCCCATCGACGTGTTCGAGGCCATCGCCGGTGAATTCCCCGACGAAGACGAACTGCCCGACATCGTGGCCGACGGCGACAACACCTGGAAGATCGACGGCGCGGCCGACCTGCACCACGTCGAACAGGTGCTGGAAACCGAAGGGCTGGTCGACGAGGCCCAAGACTTTTCCACCCTTGCAGGCTACCTGCTGTCACGCTTTGGCCACCTGCCCAAGCCCGGCGATGTCTGCGAACACGAAGCCCATCACCAGCGCTTCCGCTTCGAGGTGCTGGAAATGGACGGCCGCCGGATCGCGCTGGTGCGCGTTGAAAAGCGGCCACAGGAAATGCTGTCGGACGAAGCCCCGCTGGCCAACGATTAA
- a CDS encoding IclR family transcriptional regulator: MQDSDAAAAGPRTLRRGLAVLAALRDQGPDGLSVTDIARLTGIQRPTIYRLLAALLDAGLVLPVTGTKKYRAQLAVDPDTRSRDPRVRQLLPVLRRLADRTGDAVFLVVRDDDDSISLHREIGSYPVQILATYAGKRQPLGVGSGGMALLAALPDDIARSIVDRNSGRLDEYGGMTPQEMYRLIDNTRARGYSVVGNHAVRGALGVGCALLDSHGSPLLAVSVTAIIDRMPAQRQREIAGWIKSELARLAMQA; the protein is encoded by the coding sequence ATGCAAGACAGTGATGCCGCGGCCGCAGGCCCACGTACGTTGCGGCGCGGACTTGCCGTGCTGGCCGCCCTGCGCGACCAAGGGCCCGACGGCCTCAGCGTGACCGATATCGCCCGCTTGACGGGCATACAGCGCCCCACCATCTACCGCCTGTTGGCCGCCCTGTTGGACGCCGGCTTGGTGCTGCCCGTGACGGGCACCAAGAAATATCGCGCCCAGCTGGCCGTGGACCCCGACACCCGCTCGCGCGATCCGCGCGTGCGTCAACTGCTGCCCGTGCTGCGCCGCCTGGCGGACCGCACGGGCGACGCCGTGTTCCTGGTGGTGCGCGACGATGATGATTCCATCAGCCTGCATCGCGAAATCGGCAGCTACCCGGTGCAGATCCTGGCCACCTACGCCGGCAAGCGCCAGCCGCTGGGCGTGGGCTCAGGCGGCATGGCGCTGCTGGCCGCGCTGCCGGACGACATTGCACGCAGCATCGTCGACCGCAATTCGGGCCGGCTGGACGAATACGGCGGCATGACGCCGCAGGAAATGTACCGGCTGATCGACAACACCCGCGCGCGCGGGTATTCCGTGGTGGGCAATCACGCGGTGCGTGGCGCGCTGGGCGTGGGTTGCGCGCTGCTGGATTCGCACGGCTCGCCGCTGCTGGCCGTCAGTGTCACGGCCATCATCGACCGCATGCCGGCCCAGCGTCAGCGCGAGATCGCGGGCTGGATCAAATCGGAACTGGCGCGGCTGGCGATGCAGGCTTGA